From the genome of Prionailurus bengalensis isolate Pbe53 chromosome D1, Fcat_Pben_1.1_paternal_pri, whole genome shotgun sequence:
tgggcagggccacagtctgacctgatgtctgcccccagcccactgctggggccacagtcagactggtgtgtgccttctcttcccctctcctaggggcgggattcactgtgggttggcgtggcccgtctgggctacttgcaccctgccaggcttgtgatgctggggatctggcgtattagctggggtgggtaggcaaggtgcacaggggcaggagaggcaggcttagctcgcttctccttaggcgatccacttcaggaggggccctgtggcagcaggagggagtcagatccactgccggaggtttggctccgcagaagcacacagttgggtgtttgcgcggagcgagcaagtccctggcaggaactggttctctttgggattttggctgggggatgggcgggggagatggcgctggcgagcgcctttgttccccaccaaactgagctctgtagtcctgttcagcagctctccctccctttgtcctccagccttcccactttccgagcagagctgttaacttatgacctcccagacgctaagtcgcgcttgctctcggaacacagtccgccaggcccttccgcttttgcaagccagactaggtggctctgcttggccagcgagccgcgcctccgccccggctcccggctccctcccgccagtccttgGAGCGCGCaacgcctcgctgcccttcctaccctcttccgtgggcctctcgtctgtgcttggctccggagactccattctgctaatcctctggcggttttctgggttatttacgcaggtgtaggtggaatctaagtgatcagcaggatgcgcggtgaacccagcatcctcctacgctgccatcttcccctaATTCCCcctcttgtttctgattttagaggaaaagctctcagttttcaccattgggtatgatgttagctgtgggtttttcatgtctGGCTTTTAATATGTTGAGTTATGTTCTcactaaacctactttgttgagagtttttatcataaatggatgttgaattttgtcaaatgctttttctgcatcttttgagattgtcatattatttttatccttcatcgcatatattcatttttatataatcttcATGCCAACTTTTAAAGGTAGATATTATGACccatatttcacagatgaggcaacAGAAGCTCAAAGAAATCCAAATTCTAATAACTTAACTAAAACTAGAAGCCAACAACTGGAAATGTCAGAGGCTTAAGCTAAATATTTGCCTCTCAATTATTTTCCCAGGTACCCAATTGCCAGTGAGACTGTTTTAAAAGCCCAATTATGTTATTTATTAGTAAACCTGAGTGAATGAGTTAGAAGCACCTAGAAAAACATATTGGGGAAATTCTTTTACAGACCCTAAAATATGGTTTAACTTAGtctgagaagaaaagaagtgCAACCTAAGAAGGAAAGAGTAAGGGATTAGTTCTGTGCAGTAAGTAAACCAACTTAAGCTACTTTCGACAGGAACTAAGTGCTTCTTAATGGCATATACAGTCTTACAATAAATGGCAGAAGAACTGGGAACAATATACTCAACATCTGAGTTTAAATTTGCTGAATGTGTTAGCTTAGATGTCTCAATCAGTTCAGTTTGGCAGTGGTATCATGTGAatggaagaaaagtagaaagtatTTATGgagaaatatgtgaaaaattaagTGTGGAACAATTGGTTTTGTTCCCAAAAACAGGGGCAGTGCATGAGGGAGCGAGAGAATTCCGAGCAGGGttcacactgacagtgtagagcttgatgtggggctggaacccatgaaccatgagatcatgacctgagccgaaaccaggagtcagatgcctaacctactgagccacccaggcaccccaatggttTAATTCAAGTTCTGTCATATATCATACTTAAGTAGAAAACAATGTTTGCTTATGCAATGCTATTGATTTAAAATCTAAACACATACGAGTTTTTAGACTGGTATGTTTATTCCAAGCATTCCCAGTGAGATTTATTTCAACTTgattaatatttatcaagtgccaTATCAGTCAGAATTCcagcaagaaacagaaagagatatctGCTGAAATTTTTGAGTAGAATTAAATGCCATGACTATTCACTGAGGTTGGGCAAGGTGATGACAACCAACAAAGAATGTTGAGTCACGTAAGGATTAGCAGTGCAGAAACCCAGTGGTGGCTGCAGCCTTGGAAGAGGCGCCCTTGTTGCAGGACCTGTAGTTATTACCAGTCACCCACCCAGGGAATCATCTCTTGCCTGGCATCCTTCAGTTTCCTACCGGTGTCTCATATTGGCCCAACCAAATTAGAAATTGGAGGCCAACAGAGCCAGAATTATACAGTTCATGGAATCAATTCCTCCCACCCCCTGAGACTTGCGGGTTACACAGAGGATTAAAGGGGTGCAAAGACTAGATGACTTGGGAGAAAGGATAGAGAAAAACCAGCACAGTTGCCTACAGTGTCAGGGACTGTGGGTGGCATTGTAGACTCTAGGATGAAAAAGGTTGGTTTCTGCCCTAGAGGAATTCACAATCTAGTGAGGAATCAAATGCAAACTGACATTTATCAATAAGAATGAACAGGTGCTGCAGTTGAAGACTTGTCCCTGCTTCACTCTATCAGTGACTACCATTGACCTGATGGAAGTGATTCGTGCTGAAGATCTAGTacttgaagaaactgaaaatgccTGTATAGAACTTATTATATGCCCATATCTTGATAGTAAGAAAATCCAACAATTGGTTAGATTTGGGTAGGTAAACATGAATCTATTTCCTCATGTGGCCCTTTTCTTCCTCATGTCACTTGGTGCTAATCATCTTTCAGGTCTTTGAGTGTGCTGTTACTTCTCTTGTCCCTTGGCCTTTCCTATCTCTGCAACCCTTGACCTTCACTACTGCCCACCATTTTTCATTTGTCCAGTTCCTTCAAGTGTTAGCCTAAATGTTACTTCTGTTGAAAAATTTTCTCTGTACTTGCATCACCACACTTATAACACTGAAGATAATCATGCCTTTATCTTACCCACTTGTCTCTGAGCTGTTTGAAGGAAGAatctatgtctatttttgttgttgttgctgacCAGTATATCCTCATAGGTCATCACAGTCCAAACAATAGGGgcacaaaaaataatgaatgaatgaagttaagCAATATAAGACTTATTATATTGTAAGTATTGAGTACTTTAAGGTAACTAATGTGATCAAAATGGATGTTTCATCTTGAGGatcagtgaaaaacaaaattgagttGGTGTAGGTGGGGAAGAGATCAGATATTATTGAGGTTCATGAGTGCTAGAgtgattctaaaataaaaataataaatagaaagagtaggtcctatttaaaatttttttttcaacatttatttatttttgggacagagagagacagagcatgaacgggggaggggcagagagagagggagacacagaatgggaaacaggctccaggctctgagccatcagcccagagcccgacgcggggctcgaactcacggagcgtgagatcgtgacctggctgaagtcggacgcttaaccgactgcgccacccaggcaccccaagtcctATTTAATTCATATTGAGAATTCTTAATTAGTAAAGTAACATTATAAGAGCAATATACATATAAGAAAAACTAACATTCAACAATCAGAAGACCAATTTTGATCCCTACTTAAAATAGGTTAAGATACAAAGAGGCAAGGTAgccctttctgatttttttttcatattttagtttCAGTTTTTTCTCAATTTCAGTCTCAATTCTGTTGAAGTCTCCCtggtacatttatttttctaatcaacAGATCCCTCAATGGTGTCTAACAATCTCATGTGTCTTAGAAAAATTTGTATGcacttttaagcttatttatgtGTAGGTCATATTTTATATTGATGTATTGAGGCTTTCAGCTCTAACATACATTGATGTAATGATATTCCATTTGTTTGCTGATAATAGTCATATTACAGTGTGGAAGGCCACAGAATTCAAGAGCCAGAAGACAGTTTCTCAAGAGACACATATCAACTGCAAAAGTTGtagtaataaaaatcatttcatctgTCATAAAACTATTGATCCCATCCCTATAATGAGAAATGAGCTGTTACAGTCCTAGAAGGAggctaaaattggaaaaaattgtGAAATGATAAACATATTATTAATGTGCAATAACAAATAGCATGATCACCAccaataccaccaccaccactaccacacTATTATCACTTATCATCACATCTACCTATATCTTACTGATTGGAATTGTATTGCTTGTTCCTTCCAGGCATCAGTGTCTGTTAACTAATGTGCCCCTAGAGCTACTAtcacagactcttaaatatagagagaatCTAATATAGTGGATTGTGGAACTAGACTCCATTACCAAATAATggtttctatatttattaaatatgcaaGATTGGGGGCAcatgtcagttgagtgtctgtcattggtggctcagtcagttgagtgtctgactcttaatctcagttcaggtcatgatctcatactttgagagatcaagccctgcatcgggctctgtgttgacagtgcagaacctgcttgggattctctctctctctctctctctctctctctctctctctcagcctgtcccctgctcatttcccccccccctctctctctccctctcaaaataaatagactttaaaaaaaagtatgcaatGTTGAACAACTTATTTAACCTCTCCGTGTGTGTTTCAGTGTCCTGATCCATAAGATCAGGCAAGTAATCATACTTAACTCATAGAGCTCTTTTAGGAATAAAATGGTTTATTATATGTAAAGTGATAATAACACCAATTTATATGTCAAATAGTTATTACTCTGTAATTtcaaagtaattataaaatatatatacagtatgtatTAAAATGAATTCAAGATTAAAGCAATATATAATGTGTCTTGttcctagttttaatttttttcctctcatcccATGCTGTGATTTCTTTCAGAATGTAGATCTATAGAATAACACTAATAAGCAGAATCATAAAAAGTGTCATAGGAATGATATCCTTGCTGAAACACTGTCTCCTCCTCAAGGCAGCAGGGCTTAGCTAAGCAGGAGGCACTGCCCAACCCCCATGGTCTTTTTGACAGCATTTTTTACTTCCTGGTTTCTAAGGCAGTAGATGAAGGGATTTAGCATGGGTGTGAGGACTGCGTACACAGCTGAGATTAGTTTGTTGGAATTAAATGATGCAATAGCTCTGGGCCgaacatacataaaaatcatgGCTGTATAATAAATTATGACCACAGTGAGGTGGGATgcacaggtggagaaggctttcttccttccctgggtGGAGGGTATCCGCAGAATGGTGGAGACAATGTATACATAGGAAAGGACAGTGGTGATGAGTGGGAAGACAAGaatgacaatagccaaagcaaagtCCACTAGCTCAGCTGTGGACATGTCTTTGCAAGCCAGCTTAAGGATTGGTGAGATATCACAGAAAAAGTGGTTCATGACATTAGAACCACAAAAGGCAACatgtgaaatgaaataaactttgATGACAGAGACCATGAAACCACTTACATAGGAGAACGCCACCAGCTGTACACAATAACTTGTGGTCATAATGACTGGGTATTGGAGAGGGTGGCaaatggccacatagcggtcataggccatggtTGCCAGAAGCACACACTCTGTGCAGGCAAGCGAGATAAAGAAGTAGAGCTGGGTCATGCAACCTGTGAAGGAGATGCGCTGTTTCTGCAAAAGGAATCCATCCAGCATCTTGGGGACTGTGACAGAGACATACCAGACCTCTAGAAAGGACAAGCTACTCAGGAAATAGTACATGGGCTTATGGAGGGAGCCAGTGATCCAAACAGTGAGCATGATGATAAGATTCTCTATTATCACCAGCAAGTAGACcacaaggaagaggaagaagagcaggACTTGTAGCCATGGAGCAGTGGGGAAGCCCACCAAGATGAATTCACTGACCAGAGTGATGTTTTTCCCCAGCATGACTAAAAGCACTGAGGAGTATTGGAGTCTTGTAACAATACTACAAATAATGGAGATGCTTATGCTATCAGACAAGAGACCAACATGTTAGTAAATCAGACTTTCCTCCAAATGACTcataaaataacttcttttaaaacaaagtcaCTTTTAAATGTGCAAGCACACATTTCCATTaaggctttttgttgttttttatgaaAGTCTCCCAGAATCAAAATGCACTCCCATCCCTCTCACCtgattaaatatttgaatgtCACTATTCATGTCATTCCCAGGTCCTCTGTCAATGAATATAGATGGTCTCTCCTTTGTTCATTCCAGATCTCTGTTTAATTAGGAACTCATTTCACAAAGATTTCTTTCCTGCCTAAAGGAAATGTGAAGTATAATATCATGTCAGAAAAAGTTTCAAAGTTTAGTATTTGGGTGATCCATTGGTCTTTGATCAGCACACTTTCTTCAGAATTTAtttgtgaaaatagaaaatagttctTGGAAAGTTCTTTAATGACTCTCCAGTTGCTTtcagataaaaaaggaaatgttttcaatGTCATATATAGGAGGCACTTCATATATTGATCCCTATATATTTCTCTAGCCTCATCTCTTGTGACCCTGTAAATGGTTTCCATGATCCAGACATATTCAAGTAGTTTTTGCTCCCGAAACACATTACAATCAGTCTCATACTTTGCTTACACTTTTCCCTCTTACTATTGTGCCTATCTGCTAATCTTTATCAGCTGATTCAAGATTTAAGATTCCATTTAGGAGACATCTCACCAAAACTCAGTCAAGTGCCTCAAAAGCATTTGTCCCCAGTGCACAACCCCCTCACACATTGAGTTTTCTCTTCATTACACTGCAGTTTTCCAAAATCCAGGGAGATGTTGGTAAAAGGGGGTAAATTTCCACTTATGAGATGAGTAAGTTCTTGGGATCTGATGTACAGCAAggtaactatagttaacaatacagtttcatatacttaaaagttactgagagtaaatcttaagtgttTCATATAGTTGAAAGTTACTGAGAGTAAATACCACAAAAATGTGGTAATTATGTGATGCGATGAAGATTTTGCCTAAccttattgtgataatcattttacAACATATATGAGTATCAAATCCTCACATTCTACACCCTAAACTTACATGGTATATGTccattacatctcaataaaatttgggaaaaaagacTCTGGCCTTCATGACTGTGAGCCCAATGCCTAGGACAGTGACTGGAAAACacatgaatattaaatgaatatagATTAACAAGTGAATTAATGAATCCCTTGGAGATTTGGGATCCACAGGAAGTAGATCAGGGGCAGAGGAATGTGAATTCAGGGTATGTTGCTGGCAGAaggcatctatctatctatctatctatctatct
Proteins encoded in this window:
- the LOC122482659 gene encoding olfactory receptor 6-like; the protein is MLGKNITLVSEFILVGFPTAPWLQVLLFFLFLVVYLLVIIENLIIMLTVWITGSLHKPMYYFLSSLSFLEVWYVSVTVPKMLDGFLLQKQRISFTGCMTQLYFFISLACTECVLLATMAYDRYVAICHPLQYPVIMTTSYCVQLVAFSYVSGFMVSVIKVYFISHVAFCGSNVMNHFFCDISPILKLACKDMSTAELVDFALAIVILVFPLITTVLSYVYIVSTILRIPSTQGRKKAFSTCASHLTVVIIYYTAMIFMYVRPRAIASFNSNKLISAVYAVLTPMLNPFIYCLRNQEVKNAVKKTMGVGQCLLLS